A genomic window from Silene latifolia isolate original U9 population chromosome Y, ASM4854445v1, whole genome shotgun sequence includes:
- the LOC141629135 gene encoding uncharacterized protein LOC141629135 — protein MGSLGFWNVRGLNSISKQNEIRWFMHQNNVGLFGLLETKIKRDKWINTRNNMCGDWAICTNNSFHKGGRVWLLWNPKLFQVDLLHTTAQCIHTQVKDMMQGFVFYFTLVYGFNKIGERESLWQDLRNYATTANGPWLVGRDFNSVMRMGERIGGTDVTLAEILPMRKALDDCQLQEGKMIGSYFTWNNKQDDGTRVYSKIDRVLINDAWLQRFPDSVAQFLPEGLFDHCPCVIQFNRTSARKKAPFKYFNMWALADNFDEVVQHGWQEDIDGSPMFRVTKKLKGLKHRLQELNREQFNDIENLTHVTEIALQNFQEQLRHDPLNNEMCKAERACAQELMGLRKARDMLNSGGIQV, from the coding sequence ATGGGTAGTCTGGGCTTCTGGAATGTGAGAGGACTGAACAGCATTtccaaacaaaatgaaataaggTGGTTTATGCACCAGAATAATGTTGGGCTGTTTGGTTTGttagaaactaaaataaaaaggGATAAGTGGATTAATACTAGGAATAATATGTGTGGTGATTGGGCTATTTGTACTAATAATAGTTTTCACAAAGGGGGGAGAGTTTGGCTTTTGTGGAATCCTAAACTTTTCCAGGTGGACTTGCTTCATACAACTGCTCAATGTATTCATACACAAGTGAAGGACATGATGCAAGGATTTGTCTTCTACTTTACTCTAGTGTATGGTTTTAATAAAATTGGTGAGAGAGAAAGCTTATGGCAGGATTTGAGGAATTATGCCACCACAGCTAATGGTCCTTGGCTTGTGGGTAGGGATTTCAATAGTGTAATGAGAATGGGGGAAAGGATTGGAGGAACTGATGTTACATTGGCTGAGATCTTACCTATGAGGAAAGCCTTGGATGACTGTCAGTTACAAGAAGGGAAAATGATTGGGTCCTATTTCACTTGGAACAACAAGCAAGATGATGGGACTAGAGTTTATAGTAAGATAGATAGGGTGCTGATTAATGATGCTTGGCTTCAGAGGTTTCCTGACTCAGTGGCTCAATTCCTCCCTGAGGGGCTTTTTGATCACTGTCCTTGTGTGATCCAGTTCAATAGGACCAGTGCAAGGAAAAAGGCACCTTTCaagtacttcaatatgtgggCACTTGCTGATAATTTTGATGAGGTTGTGCAACATGGATGGCAGGAGGATATTGATGGCTCTCCTATGTTTAGGGTCACCAAAAAACTCAAAGGTCTGAAGCACAGGTTGCAGGAGTTGAATAGAGAGCAATTCAATGACATTGAGAATTTAACCCATGTCACTGAAATTGCTCTTCAGAACTTTCAGGAGCAATTAAGGCATGATCCACTTAACAATGAGATGTGTAAAGCTGAAAGAGCTTGTGCTCAGGAGCTGATGGGTTTAAGGAAGGCTAGGGATATGTTGAACAGTGGAGGAATACAGGTATAG
- the LOC141629136 gene encoding uncharacterized protein LOC141629136 — translation MGYQWLEQTGVDVPWYPWVSNRIMAPKHEFFIWLAVQQRLLTQDRMVKMGFLQSNVCWLCGQEEECHQHLFFSCTYSRKCLTVVENWLQIRIPVQDVMEWWLKYRNRSLLVRQVLAASIAYLMYEIWHARNRSHVESFLVLPTVLVRQVQRGIVLRLKVRNVIGRNRRVQLWLE, via the coding sequence ATGGGTTATCAGTGGTTAGAACAGACAGGGGTTGATGTGCCCTGGTATCCTTGGGTTAGCAACAGGATCATGGCTCCTAAGCATGAATTTTTCATTTGGCTAGCTGTACAGCAGCGTCTTCTTACTCAGGATAGGATGGTGAAGATGGGTTTCCTTCAAAGCAACGTATGCTGGTTATGTGGGCAAGAGGAGGAATGTCATCAACACTTGTTCTTCTCCTGTACTTATAGCAGGAAATGTCTAACAGTGGTTGAAAATTGGCTGCAGATTCGTATTCCAGTTCAAGATGTGATGGAGTGGTGGCTTAAGTATAGAAATAGATCTCTGTTGGTTAGGCAAGTGCTTGCTGCAAGTATAGCTTATCTAATGTATGAGATCTGGCATGCCAGAAATAGAAGTCATGTAGAGAGTTTTTTGGTTCTGCCCACTGTGCTAGTTAGACAGGTACAGAGGGGGATAGTATTGAGATTAAAAGTGCGGAATGTAATAGGCAGAAATAGGAGAGTTCAACTATGGTTAGAATGA